In a genomic window of Acidobacteriota bacterium:
- a CDS encoding VWA domain-containing protein has translation MRWERCRPALFCLLTVTTAAAAQDTTLDRRHADFLDSVDPILSDTERRVFGELRHAYQRDAFVQRFWAVRDPYPETPQNEFRERFEQAVETAGERFGDARDDRFESLLLHGEPLRTFRTTCELLRTLEVWHYPHSPAVRGEFYLIFLRQGGGFRLWTAADGLSSLLAFASTSTNRDALIREINVRCSRGGDLLSAFGLALDWQAMGAEAPDPGRANDEWALAFLDRSTETPDGAEALPAEITLRYPGRRGNRTVVQAIVGIDPDDLPKPGDEARRFVLDGEVLRQGELFESFRYRFEPPVRAGGGEASIPLVTQRYLRPGPYRLVVKVRELGADRFFGGSAEIEVPLVARSTAEDLHWVRGSSDPPTAGAAERRRPENAAAGEAGDSSPPPAAAAGQKTRAPSGSHTPIPDWLAEANAVSPRFIDSQDDHTVRIHPLPERLITGRVRIGAAADGPDIHHLAFSLDGRELISKRRPPYQVEIDVGTAPRAHALRVDAYDGQGGVLATDEVMINSGPHRFAVRLTSPQRGATHTSSVRAVAEVEAPRHERLDRVEFFLNDTRTATLYQPPFEQPIGIDPAEPLSYVRAVAYLETGAWAEDLVFVNSRNLVEEVEVALIELYVSVTDRSGEPVRGFGNEDFEVFVDGEPQQLQRFDNAANQPIHAGILFDTSLSMDHRLDAAEEAALHFFELVLGPHDRAALITFNDRPELAVGFTGSRETLAGGLADLVAEGETALYDSILYSLYYFGGLRGKRALILLTDGGDSSSEYRFDDVLEFARRSQVAIYSIGIDIDQRELMFRGRLQQLCKETGGRCFFITGASELPRVYERIETEVRSQYLLVFESPEGDRDAFRKVEVKLRDPRARGRRGLKVQTIPGYFQ, from the coding sequence GTGAGGTGGGAAAGGTGCCGGCCTGCTCTCTTCTGCCTCCTCACCGTCACCACGGCAGCCGCAGCCCAGGACACCACCCTCGACCGCCGCCACGCCGATTTCCTCGACTCCGTCGACCCGATCCTCTCCGACACGGAGCGCCGGGTGTTCGGCGAGCTCCGGCACGCCTACCAGCGCGACGCCTTCGTCCAGCGCTTCTGGGCCGTCCGCGACCCCTACCCCGAGACGCCGCAAAACGAGTTCCGCGAGCGTTTCGAACAGGCCGTCGAGACGGCCGGGGAACGCTTCGGCGATGCCCGGGACGACCGTTTCGAGTCGCTCCTGCTGCACGGCGAGCCGCTGCGCACCTTCCGCACGACCTGCGAGCTGCTGCGCACTCTCGAGGTCTGGCACTACCCGCACAGCCCGGCCGTGCGCGGCGAGTTCTACCTCATCTTCCTTCGCCAGGGCGGCGGCTTCCGCCTGTGGACCGCCGCCGACGGACTCTCCTCCCTGCTCGCCTTCGCCTCGACGTCGACCAACCGCGACGCCCTGATCCGCGAGATCAACGTCCGCTGCTCGCGCGGCGGCGACCTGCTGAGCGCGTTCGGCCTGGCGCTCGACTGGCAGGCGATGGGCGCCGAGGCGCCGGACCCCGGCCGGGCGAACGACGAGTGGGCGCTCGCCTTCCTGGACCGCAGCACGGAAACGCCCGACGGCGCGGAAGCACTGCCGGCCGAGATCACCCTCCGCTACCCTGGCCGCCGCGGCAACCGCACCGTGGTGCAGGCGATCGTCGGGATCGACCCGGACGATCTGCCGAAGCCGGGCGACGAAGCGCGGCGCTTCGTGCTCGACGGCGAGGTGCTGCGCCAGGGCGAACTGTTCGAGAGCTTCCGCTACCGCTTCGAGCCGCCGGTGCGAGCGGGCGGCGGGGAGGCGTCGATCCCGCTCGTCACGCAGCGTTACCTGCGGCCGGGGCCTTACCGGCTGGTCGTCAAGGTGCGGGAGCTGGGGGCTGACCGGTTCTTCGGCGGTAGCGCCGAGATCGAGGTGCCGCTGGTGGCGAGAAGTACCGCCGAAGACCTCCACTGGGTGCGCGGGTCTTCTGACCCGCCCACGGCCGGAGCCGCGGAGCGGCGCAGGCCGGAGAACGCAGCCGCCGGCGAAGCCGGCGACAGCTCTCCGCCGCCTGCGGCGGCAGCGGGTCAGAAGACCCGCGCACCCAGTGGGTCCCATACCCCCATCCCCGACTGGCTCGCCGAAGCCAACGCCGTCAGCCCCCGCTTCATCGACTCGCAGGACGACCACACCGTCCGGATCCACCCCCTGCCGGAGCGCCTGATCACGGGCCGGGTCCGGATCGGCGCCGCCGCCGACGGGCCGGACATCCACCACCTGGCCTTCTCGCTCGACGGACGTGAACTGATCAGCAAGCGGCGGCCGCCCTACCAGGTCGAGATCGACGTCGGCACCGCGCCCCGGGCCCACGCCCTGCGCGTCGACGCCTACGACGGCCAGGGCGGCGTCCTGGCGACGGACGAGGTGATGATCAACTCGGGGCCGCACCGCTTCGCGGTCCGCCTCACCTCGCCCCAGCGCGGCGCCACCCACACCAGCAGCGTGCGCGCGGTGGCCGAGGTGGAAGCGCCCCGCCACGAGCGGCTCGACCGGGTCGAGTTCTTCCTGAACGACACCCGCACGGCCACCCTCTACCAGCCGCCGTTCGAGCAGCCGATCGGCATCGATCCGGCCGAACCGCTCTCCTACGTGCGCGCGGTCGCCTACCTCGAGACGGGCGCCTGGGCCGAGGACCTGGTCTTCGTCAACTCCCGCAACCTGGTCGAGGAAGTCGAAGTCGCCCTGATCGAGCTCTACGTCTCCGTCACCGACCGTTCCGGCGAGCCGGTGCGCGGTTTCGGCAACGAGGACTTCGAGGTCTTCGTCGACGGCGAGCCCCAGCAGCTCCAGCGGTTCGACAACGCCGCCAACCAGCCCATCCACGCCGGCATCCTGTTCGACACCTCGCTATCGATGGATCACCGGCTGGACGCGGCCGAGGAAGCGGCGCTCCACTTCTTCGAACTCGTCCTCGGCCCGCACGACCGCGCCGCCCTCATCACCTTCAACGACCGGCCCGAACTGGCTGTCGGCTTCACCGGTTCCAGGGAGACGCTGGCCGGCGGCCTCGCCGACCTCGTGGCGGAAGGCGAGACCGCGCTCTACGACAGCATCCTCTACTCCCTCTACTACTTCGGCGGACTGCGCGGGAAGCGGGCGCTCATCCTGCTCACCGACGGCGGAGATTCCAGCAGCGAGTACCGCTTCGACGACGTGCTGGAGTTCGCCCGCCGCTCCCAGGTGGCGATCTACAGCATCGGCATCGACATCGACCAGCGCGAGCTCATGTTCCGCGGCCGGCTGCAGCAGCTCTGCAAGGAAACCGGCGGCCGCTGCTTCTTCATCACCGGGGCGTCCGAGCTGCCGCGGGTCTACGAGAGGATCGAGACCGAGGTCCGTTCCCAGTATCTGCTCGTGTTCGAGTCGCCGGAAGGCGACCGCGACGCCTTCCGCAAGGTCGAGGTGAAGCTGAGGGATCCGCGCGCCCGCGGCCGGCGCGGCCTGAAGGTCCAGACGATCCCCGGGTACTTCCAGTGA
- a CDS encoding GNAT family N-acetyltransferase has protein sequence MGATAETAWHRSLDRLRAGGAPEDDLERAVAGVLPRGDISAVPEDAARLVLGSQSIDDAEALPDEALIGWADGGDGDVDAPGGVHSYDRLVLDLLEAGFRIVQERAGGESPPFRVLRARRDGYRIRSYRPGDELAILELFRDSFGENLRLDRWRWRYLDNPRGGPRISLAFAPDGQLVCQYCAYPVRWRGLPPSAPVEGHQVGDTMTHRSARGVGRGPTSILARTSRHFYLVHCNGRVAFNYGFNTGNITKFSTRYVGAHVVEDAPYRVLPKEARLGGRQRFGRGYELRRIARHSEVGTEFDALFDRVADRYGLLVERSVEYLRWRYLDCPDDGLELVAAYRRGRLAGWAAARRLPDGVELGDALIDPRERPALRSLVAEVREAGLPLAGWFSERPSWWSREIDRLGFVRRPEPQGLVTIMVPFVCGDAVERLRATGYYTKADGDLF, from the coding sequence GTGGGAGCAACAGCGGAGACGGCCTGGCATCGTTCCCTGGACCGCTTGCGCGCCGGCGGGGCGCCCGAGGACGATCTCGAGCGAGCCGTCGCCGGCGTCCTGCCGCGGGGCGACATCTCCGCCGTGCCGGAGGACGCCGCGCGCCTCGTCCTCGGTTCGCAATCGATCGACGACGCGGAGGCCCTGCCGGACGAGGCGCTCATCGGCTGGGCGGACGGCGGCGATGGCGATGTCGACGCGCCCGGCGGCGTCCACAGCTACGACCGGCTGGTCCTCGACCTGCTCGAGGCGGGGTTCCGGATCGTCCAGGAGCGGGCGGGCGGCGAGTCGCCCCCGTTTCGCGTCCTGCGCGCCCGGCGGGACGGTTATCGCATTCGCAGCTACCGGCCGGGCGATGAACTCGCGATCCTCGAGCTGTTCCGGGACAGTTTCGGCGAAAACCTGCGCCTGGACCGCTGGCGGTGGAGGTACCTCGACAACCCGCGCGGCGGCCCACGCATCTCGCTCGCGTTCGCGCCCGACGGCCAGCTCGTCTGCCAGTACTGCGCGTACCCCGTACGCTGGCGCGGCCTTCCCCCATCGGCCCCTGTCGAGGGTCACCAGGTCGGCGACACGATGACCCACCGCAGCGCCCGCGGCGTGGGCCGCGGGCCGACCAGCATCCTCGCGCGCACTTCGCGGCACTTCTACCTGGTCCACTGCAACGGCCGGGTCGCGTTCAACTACGGCTTCAACACGGGCAACATCACGAAGTTCTCCACCCGCTACGTGGGCGCCCACGTCGTGGAGGACGCTCCCTACCGCGTACTGCCGAAGGAAGCGCGGCTCGGCGGCCGCCAGCGGTTCGGGCGCGGCTACGAGTTGCGCCGAATCGCCAGGCACTCCGAGGTCGGTACGGAGTTCGACGCCCTGTTCGACCGGGTCGCCGACCGCTACGGCCTGCTGGTGGAGCGATCCGTCGAGTACCTGCGCTGGCGCTACCTGGACTGCCCCGATGACGGCCTGGAGCTGGTCGCCGCCTACCGCCGCGGCCGCCTGGCGGGCTGGGCGGCGGCCAGGCGCCTGCCGGACGGGGTGGAGTTGGGCGATGCTCTGATAGACCCCCGGGAGCGCCCGGCGTTGCGATCCCTCGTGGCCGAGGTCCGGGAGGCCGGCCTGCCGCTCGCCGGCTGGTTCAGCGAGAGACCGTCGTGGTGGTCGAGAGAGATCGACAGGCTCGGCTTTGTCCGGCGGCCCGAACCCCAGGGCCTGGTGACCATCATGGTGCCCTTCGTTTGTGGGGACGCGGTCGAACGGCTGCGGGCGACGGGCTACTACACGAAGGCCGACGGGGACCTGTTCTAG
- a CDS encoding glycosyltransferase family 2 protein, producing MISAVVVHYRTPWLLEAAVAALHEDARMSAISLEVIVVDNGAAGASATGEGAPDGLEAQVLRPGENLGYAAGINLGVEHATGDVLLLMNADVAVEAGCLRALLDALGGADVAGPRLFWDEGCRLMLPPQALRTRLAELDAAWAERSPAWGRSFRRRWRRRARAFWGAEAPVTCYELTGACLAVTRDGWRRVGRFDEGFRLYFEETEWLLRARSAGVRAVLAPAARCVHAYDQSAKREPRAQSWFEESAARFRRRRYGAWFAALLRRLERVPRRFEEVAPLAGGATGDEVWVEVTPLPLGAPATGCRVAAGEAAGFEIPEDVVGGARSDLWVRVTDGNCRDLGGWLVS from the coding sequence GTGATCTCCGCGGTCGTCGTCCACTATCGAACACCCTGGCTGCTCGAAGCCGCGGTGGCGGCGCTCCACGAGGACGCGCGGATGTCGGCGATTTCGCTCGAGGTGATCGTCGTCGACAACGGCGCCGCGGGCGCGTCGGCGACCGGGGAGGGGGCGCCGGACGGTCTGGAAGCTCAGGTGCTCCGCCCGGGCGAGAACCTGGGCTACGCAGCCGGCATCAACCTCGGCGTGGAGCACGCGACGGGAGACGTGCTGCTGCTGATGAACGCCGACGTGGCGGTCGAGGCCGGTTGCCTGCGCGCCCTGCTCGACGCGCTGGGCGGCGCCGACGTCGCTGGGCCGCGCCTGTTCTGGGACGAAGGCTGCAGGCTGATGCTGCCCCCGCAGGCGCTCCGGACGCGGCTGGCGGAACTGGACGCGGCGTGGGCGGAGCGCTCGCCGGCCTGGGGCCGTTCATTCCGCCGCCGCTGGCGCCGCCGCGCCCGGGCCTTCTGGGGGGCCGAGGCGCCCGTCACCTGCTACGAGCTGACCGGTGCCTGCCTGGCGGTGACGCGGGACGGCTGGCGGCGGGTGGGGAGGTTCGACGAGGGCTTTCGGCTCTACTTCGAGGAGACGGAGTGGCTGTTGCGGGCGCGGAGCGCCGGCGTTCGGGCGGTGCTGGCGCCCGCGGCGCGCTGCGTCCACGCCTACGACCAGAGCGCGAAGCGGGAACCGCGCGCCCAGTCGTGGTTCGAGGAGTCGGCGGCGCGTTTCCGGCGACGCCGCTACGGGGCGTGGTTCGCGGCGCTGCTGCGCCGGCTGGAGCGGGTGCCGCGGCGGTTCGAGGAGGTGGCCCCGCTCGCCGGCGGGGCCACCGGCGACGAGGTCTGGGTCGAGGTGACCCCGCTGCCGCTGGGCGCGCCGGCGACGGGATGCCGCGTCGCGGCCGGTGAGGCGGCGGGATTCGAGATCCCGGAGGACGTGGTCGGCGGCGCCAGGTCGGACCTCTGGGTGCGCGTGACGGATGGGAACTGCCGCGACCTGGGGGGGTGGCTGGTGAGCTAG
- a CDS encoding 2,3-bisphosphoglycerate-independent phosphoglycerate mutase — MGRQKLLSRLAQRNGRRIVLLVLDGVGDLRTDAQPRTALDEARTPNLDRLAARSALGRLVPAGTGITPGSGPGHLALFGYEPTSPEVDIGRGVLEALGLGLDIAPDAVVARGNFATVDGEGLLTDRRAGRIPTAEGERLCARLAGRIEAAGDALGDGIEVEVHPGEAYRFVLLFRAAAGTPPLDPGLVDTDPQRLGVAALPVQAADGAGESARRTADRIAPTVAALQAELQDEEQANTFLLRGFSKLPVLPGVGELYRLRAAALAGYPLYRGVAKVCGMEIVDCGGSFGDVLDRLEERWSDFDYFFLHVKGTDMAGEDGDLAAKVGAIEAVDALLPRLLDLGPDVLAITGDHSTPAPMKAHSWHPVPLLLRSENCFVDECSRFTEAEASRGAIGTIPASDLMGLLLANAGKLAKFGA, encoded by the coding sequence ATGGGGCGGCAGAAACTCCTGAGCCGGCTGGCGCAGCGCAACGGGCGCCGGATCGTGCTGCTGGTGCTCGACGGCGTCGGCGACCTGCGGACGGACGCTCAGCCGCGGACCGCCCTGGACGAGGCGCGAACGCCCAACCTCGACCGGCTGGCGGCCCGGTCGGCGCTGGGCCGGCTCGTTCCGGCCGGCACTGGCATCACGCCGGGCAGCGGGCCGGGCCACCTCGCCCTGTTCGGCTACGAACCGACCTCGCCGGAGGTGGACATCGGCCGCGGCGTGCTCGAGGCGCTGGGCCTCGGGCTCGACATAGCGCCCGACGCGGTCGTGGCGAGAGGCAACTTCGCCACGGTCGACGGGGAGGGTCTGCTGACGGACCGGCGTGCCGGGCGGATTCCGACGGCGGAGGGAGAGCGGCTCTGCGCCCGGCTCGCCGGCAGGATCGAAGCGGCGGGTGACGCGCTCGGCGACGGTATCGAGGTCGAGGTCCATCCCGGCGAGGCCTACCGGTTCGTCCTCCTGTTCCGAGCCGCCGCCGGGACGCCGCCGCTCGATCCGGGTCTGGTTGACACGGACCCGCAGCGGCTCGGCGTGGCCGCGCTGCCAGTCCAGGCGGCCGACGGCGCCGGCGAGTCGGCCCGGCGGACGGCGGATCGCATCGCCCCGACGGTCGCGGCGCTCCAGGCGGAACTCCAGGACGAGGAGCAGGCCAACACCTTCCTGCTCCGGGGCTTCTCGAAGCTGCCGGTGCTGCCCGGCGTCGGCGAGCTCTACCGGCTGCGGGCGGCGGCCCTGGCCGGCTACCCGCTCTACCGCGGCGTGGCGAAGGTCTGTGGCATGGAGATCGTCGACTGCGGCGGGAGCTTCGGCGACGTGCTGGACCGGCTGGAAGAGCGCTGGTCCGACTTCGACTACTTCTTCCTCCACGTCAAGGGCACGGACATGGCAGGCGAGGACGGTGATCTCGCGGCGAAGGTCGGCGCGATCGAAGCGGTCGACGCCTTGTTGCCCCGGCTACTCGACCTGGGCCCCGACGTGCTGGCGATCACCGGCGACCACTCGACGCCCGCTCCGATGAAGGCCCACAGTTGGCACCCCGTGCCGCTGCTCCTGCGGTCGGAGAACTGCTTCGTCGACGAGTGCTCGCGGTTCACCGAGGCCGAAGCGAGCCGCGGCGCGATCGGCACAATCCCGGCGAGCGACCTGATGGGCCTGCTGCTGGCGAACGCGGGCAAACTGGCCAAGTTCGGTGCGTAG
- a CDS encoding PKD domain-containing protein has product MRLDRNLCRAGTGWTIGLLWAAQVAATLYVVPPDEPLLGKSDLVVYGEVLSSELAPSPDRIETDHVIHVEEVMKGSVPGGRLVVRQYGGLTPDGVRAGIHGVRMLAPGDRVLLFLTPGQAGAWEVVDLGLGVFFETGTGVRRLFVREIKEEGVIELPGDPLAEERRRAGLPRAAAGFRGWLRERAQGLEPAAEYFVEPGAEEAPGVVSVAQPFELYEVGCSTNPLPRIRWREFDRGESVDFELHAAGSAGIPGGGFTEVANAMAAWNALSGTGINFASAGKTSSIVSARTDDGKNQMLFEDPFDDISGSFDSTGGTAAIITWSFDCNATHFIPDGGTTVSVVWLETDFVTQDGFGPTLASKLASPGEMFEKVVGHELGHSLGIGHSCTTTEVQDNTCPSPQDQSLMRAYLVADGQGAVLNSDDIAAARALYPAGGTIKPPPPPPPPPPPPPGGGGGGPPPQPEPEPEPEPPPRPRPPPPPPPPTPPTAILELDAECADDLCIVYTGEPVTLRDASTGTVSRRTWDFGDGRTSPVRNPRHTWASPGFYRLVLTVTGAGATSTASRDLLVRASDPAGDCEPGAVTLCLLDSRFRVRTEYWSAGGEPVLAAVVRAGTNESGMFRFFDDDNWEMLIKVLDGCEANGHVWVFAGATTDLGYRITVTDTDDGTVRAYTNEPGNPASAITDAKAFPDACRG; this is encoded by the coding sequence ATGAGGCTGGACCGCAACCTGTGTCGAGCCGGAACCGGCTGGACGATCGGCCTGCTCTGGGCCGCTCAGGTCGCGGCGACGTTGTATGTCGTGCCGCCGGACGAGCCCCTGCTCGGCAAGTCGGACCTCGTCGTCTACGGTGAGGTGCTTTCGTCGGAACTGGCGCCGTCGCCGGACCGGATCGAGACGGATCACGTGATTCACGTCGAGGAGGTGATGAAGGGGTCGGTTCCCGGTGGCAGGTTAGTCGTTCGTCAGTACGGCGGTCTGACTCCGGACGGCGTGCGGGCAGGAATCCACGGAGTGCGGATGCTGGCGCCGGGCGACCGGGTGCTCCTGTTCCTGACCCCCGGCCAGGCGGGCGCCTGGGAGGTGGTGGACCTCGGTCTCGGCGTGTTCTTCGAGACCGGTACCGGTGTCCGACGGCTCTTCGTGCGCGAGATCAAAGAGGAGGGTGTGATCGAACTGCCGGGCGATCCGCTGGCGGAGGAGCGCCGGCGTGCCGGGTTGCCGAGGGCGGCGGCGGGCTTTCGGGGCTGGCTGAGGGAACGGGCACAGGGTCTCGAGCCGGCCGCGGAGTACTTCGTGGAACCGGGCGCGGAGGAGGCGCCCGGCGTCGTCTCGGTGGCGCAGCCGTTCGAGCTCTACGAAGTGGGCTGCAGCACGAATCCCTTGCCGCGAATCCGCTGGCGCGAGTTCGACCGGGGCGAGTCGGTGGACTTCGAGCTCCACGCCGCGGGTTCGGCCGGCATCCCGGGCGGCGGTTTCACCGAGGTGGCAAACGCCATGGCGGCATGGAACGCCCTCTCTGGCACCGGCATCAACTTCGCGAGCGCGGGAAAGACCTCGAGCATCGTGTCGGCGCGCACCGACGACGGCAAGAACCAGATGCTCTTCGAGGATCCGTTCGACGACATCTCGGGGTCCTTCGACAGCACAGGCGGCACCGCCGCGATCATCACCTGGTCCTTCGACTGCAACGCAACCCACTTCATTCCGGACGGCGGCACGACGGTTTCCGTGGTGTGGCTGGAGACCGACTTCGTCACCCAGGACGGGTTCGGGCCGACGCTGGCCAGCAAGCTGGCGAGCCCGGGCGAGATGTTCGAGAAGGTCGTCGGACACGAGCTGGGCCACTCCCTCGGCATCGGGCACTCCTGCACGACGACGGAAGTGCAGGACAACACCTGCCCGAGTCCGCAGGACCAGTCGCTCATGCGCGCGTACCTCGTGGCGGACGGGCAGGGCGCGGTCCTGAACAGCGACGACATTGCGGCGGCGCGAGCGCTCTACCCGGCGGGCGGGACGATCAAGCCGCCACCGCCACCTCCTCCGCCACCTCCGCCGCCGCCAGGAGGCGGAGGCGGGGGGCCACCTCCTCAACCGGAACCCGAACCGGAGCCCGAGCCACCGCCGCGGCCACGACCGCCGCCACCGCCGCCGCCGCCGACGCCGCCCACGGCGATCCTCGAACTGGACGCGGAGTGCGCGGACGACCTTTGCATCGTGTACACCGGTGAGCCGGTGACTCTCCGGGACGCGAGCACGGGCACCGTGTCCAGGCGAACCTGGGACTTCGGCGACGGCCGGACTTCGCCGGTGCGGAACCCGCGCCACACCTGGGCTTCGCCCGGCTTCTACCGGCTGGTGCTCACGGTGACCGGCGCCGGCGCCACCTCGACCGCGAGCCGGGACCTGCTGGTCCGCGCTTCCGACCCTGCCGGCGACTGCGAGCCCGGCGCCGTGACCCTGTGCCTGCTGGACTCCCGCTTTCGGGTGCGAACGGAGTACTGGAGCGCCGGTGGGGAACCGGTCCTGGCGGCAGTGGTGCGCGCGGGCACGAACGAGTCCGGCATGTTCCGGTTCTTTGACGACGACAACTGGGAGATGCTGATCAAGGTGCTCGACGGCTGCGAGGCCAACGGCCACGTCTGGGTCTTCGCCGGCGCGACGACGGACCTGGGCTACCGGATCACGGTGACGGACACCGACGACGGCACGGTCCGGGCGTACACGAACGAGCCCGGCAACCCGGCGTCCGCGATCACGGATGCGAAGGCCTTCCCGGACGCCTGTCGGGGATAA
- a CDS encoding Maf family protein: protein MSGEPRPGRLVLASASPRRRELLESLDLDFTVRPATVDETPYAGERPRDLVRRLAREKAEAGARDGEWVLAADTIVVEDGAILGKPADRDEARRMLERLQGRWHLVLTGTALRPPAGDTLHAVESTRVLFAELTPEQVDWYAATGEPDDKAGAYAIQGLGSLFILEIDGNYSNVVGLPLPTVRQLFEGAGSDVRAFRRPDCV from the coding sequence GTGAGCGGAGAGCCGCGGCCCGGCCGTCTCGTGCTGGCCTCGGCCTCGCCGCGGCGGCGGGAGCTTCTCGAGTCCCTCGACCTCGACTTCACCGTGCGCCCGGCGACGGTCGACGAAACGCCCTACGCCGGTGAGCGGCCCCGCGACCTCGTTCGCCGGCTCGCCCGGGAGAAGGCCGAAGCCGGCGCCCGCGACGGCGAGTGGGTGCTGGCCGCCGACACGATCGTCGTCGAAGACGGCGCCATCCTCGGCAAGCCGGCCGACCGCGACGAGGCCCGGAGAATGCTCGAGCGCCTCCAGGGCCGCTGGCACCTCGTGCTGACCGGCACGGCCCTCCGCCCGCCCGCGGGCGACACCCTCCACGCGGTCGAGAGCACCCGCGTCCTGTTCGCCGAACTGACCCCCGAGCAGGTCGACTGGTACGCCGCCACCGGCGAGCCCGACGACAAGGCCGGCGCCTACGCCATCCAGGGCCTCGGCAGCCTGTTCATCCTCGAGATCGACGGCAACTACAGCAACGTCGTGGGACTGCCCCTGCCGACCGTGCGGCAGTTGTTCGAGGGGGCGGGGAGTGATGTGAGAGCGTTTCGGCGGCCAGATTGCGTCTAG
- a CDS encoding macro domain-containing protein, with translation MNDTLLELIEGDITELKVDAIVNPANEELQLGGGVAGAVREKGGTSIQDECNRIGGTPVGTAVMTGAGTLKARQVIHAVGPRMGEGDEDRKLAAAVRASLALADRNGQRTIAIPAISTGIFGYPVDRCARILLTEVHRYLQGGTKLERVVVCLHGEKNFQTFRNELRRGFR, from the coding sequence ATGAACGACACGCTGCTCGAGCTGATCGAGGGCGACATCACGGAACTGAAGGTCGACGCGATCGTCAATCCGGCGAACGAGGAGTTGCAGCTCGGCGGTGGCGTCGCCGGCGCCGTCCGCGAGAAGGGCGGCACCTCGATCCAGGACGAGTGCAACCGGATCGGCGGCACGCCGGTCGGCACCGCGGTGATGACCGGCGCGGGCACGCTGAAGGCCAGGCAGGTGATCCACGCCGTCGGCCCGCGGATGGGCGAGGGCGACGAGGACCGCAAGCTCGCCGCCGCGGTGCGCGCGTCGCTGGCCCTGGCCGACCGCAACGGCCAGCGGACGATCGCGATCCCCGCGATCTCCACGGGCATCTTCGGCTATCCGGTCGACCGCTGCGCCCGCATCCTGCTGACCGAGGTGCACCGGTACCTCCAGGGCGGCACGAAGCTGGAGCGCGTCGTCGTCTGCCTCCACGGCGAGAAGAACTTCCAGACGTTCCGCAACGAGCTGCGCCGCGGCTTCCGCTGA
- a CDS encoding ABC transporter permease: MTIASSVSRRRQHLFLLRELVVRNLRSRYAGSALGLVWSLLNPLWQLLLFTYVFSFLLRFSLDGERTQNFAVFLFCGLLPWIALHEGVSRSASAITDNADLVKKMRLPAELLVASLVIGALLHASVGVVAFIVILAVIGELSVQSLPLLLVAVPLQASLAFGLGLGLAAANAYFRDTAQAAGLVLNAWFFLTPIIYSVHLVPADYRWFVEWNPLTGLVYLYRAAFLGGGVPLSLAPLLAVTIAAVVFGGALFARLKHGLADEI, encoded by the coding sequence GTGACGATCGCGTCCAGTGTCAGCCGCCGCAGGCAGCACCTGTTTCTGCTCCGCGAGTTGGTCGTCCGCAACCTCCGGTCGCGCTACGCGGGTTCGGCGCTGGGGCTGGTCTGGTCGCTGCTGAACCCGCTGTGGCAGCTCCTGCTGTTCACCTACGTGTTCTCGTTCCTGCTGCGGTTCTCGCTCGACGGCGAGCGGACGCAGAACTTCGCGGTCTTCCTGTTCTGCGGCCTGCTGCCGTGGATTGCGCTTCACGAAGGGGTCAGCCGTTCGGCTTCGGCAATCACGGACAACGCGGACCTGGTCAAGAAGATGCGGTTGCCGGCCGAGTTGCTGGTGGCGTCGCTCGTGATCGGCGCGTTGCTGCACGCCTCGGTCGGCGTGGTGGCGTTCATCGTGATCCTGGCCGTGATCGGCGAGCTCTCCGTGCAAAGTCTGCCGCTGCTGCTCGTCGCGGTGCCGCTGCAGGCGTCGCTGGCGTTCGGACTTGGCCTGGGCCTGGCGGCGGCGAACGCCTACTTCCGCGACACCGCGCAGGCCGCCGGCCTCGTGCTGAACGCCTGGTTCTTCTTGACGCCGATCATCTACTCGGTGCATCTCGTTCCGGCTGACTACAGGTGGTTCGTGGAGTGGAACCCCCTGACCGGCCTGGTCTACCTCTACCGGGCCGCGTTCCTGGGCGGCGGAGTTCCGCTGAGCCTGGCGCCGCTGCTCGCGGTCACGATCGCCGCGGTGGTCTTCGGCGGCGCGTTGTTCGCCCGCCTGAAGCATGGCCTCGCCGACGAGATCTGA